In Candidatus Lernaella stagnicola, the genomic window TTCCGAGGCGGATCTCATCGTCTGCCGGTCGCGGGCACCGGCCGGTTTTTCCGGGCGCCAGCGAGAACGTGTCATCGCCGCAGGCCACGTAGATCGTTTCCGCGCCGTAGAGCAAATTGGCGACGTACAGGGCGCCGCCTTCTTTCTCCGGTGGCTTTTCGGCTGCGGCGCCGTGGGCGGTGATCAACAGCAGGGCGAGCAACAAAAGCGGCGCGATCACGCATAGTCGGCAGGCGGACGACGCGGCGCGCGTATGGAGAGTGAATGTGTTCATATTTTTATCTTAACATTTTTCTTCCGCTCTTGTTGAGATCCGCTTTTCAAACGGTCAAGTCGGCGTTAGCATAGCGTCGCTTTTTCACTTGATCACGTGTGGAGGTGCATCATGAAAGTCTTGCTACTGGGCGGCGCCGGCGATATGGCGCTCGAAGCGCTGCGCGAACTCAACCGCGATCCCGAAGCCGTCACCCAGGTGACCATCGACGATCTCAATGTTCCCAAAGCCAAGGAAGCAATCCGCAAGCTGAACCTTGCTTACGCGACCGACGTGGTGGATCACGATCTGTTCGACCGCGAATGGTTGGTGGCCGAAGCGGCGAAGTACGACGTCGTGCTGGGCTTCGCGGGTCCTTTCTACAAAACCGAGGCTCATTGCGCCGAAGCGTGCATCGCCGCCGGCACGCCCTACGTGTCGATCGCCGACGATTACGACTCGTATCTGGAAGTGGTCAAGTTGGACGAGATGGCGCGCGAGAAAAAAGTGAAAATCCTCACCGGTTTCGGCAACAGCCCCGGCATCACCCAAATGCTGGCCCGCAAGGGATACAACAGCATGGAAAAATGCCGGCGCATCAATGTGAATTGGGCCGCGGGCAGCAACGAGAACGTCGGCGCGACGAACCTCATGCACTTGTTCCATATTTTCACCGGCACCACGCTGCAGACTTTCCGCGGCAAGGAAGGGCCGGTCAACACGGGCGAAGGCCGCAAAATGGTCGAGTTCCCCTACCCCATGGGTTGGCTGCCGGTGTATTACACCGGCCACGCGGAGTCGGTCAGCCTGCCGCGCAACCTGCCGGGTCTGGAAGAGGCCACGGTGCACGGCGGCGTGCAACCGCCGTACATTCCCAGGTTGGTCAAGACGATGTCCAACACCGGCATGTTTTCCACCCACGAACGGCGGCGCAAAGCGGCGAATTTCTTCCATCGCATCGAAGGATGGTTCGCGGGGGGCGGCTTGGACAAATCGGTGGGACGCATCGATGTGTACGGCGTCGAAGGCGGCAAGGCGGTGTATCGCTATTACACCTACATCGGCCATATTGCCCTGCTGACCGCGGTGCCGACGGTGCAGGCCGCTTGGTGGCTGTATAAGGGAAAATTCAACAAGGCGCCGGGGGGCGTATATTCCGCCGAACGGATTCTTGAGAAACCCGATCCCTTCCTGAGCGAGCTTATCGAGCGCGGGTTGGAGATCTATTACTACGAATAACGCCGCGATGGGTCGCTAATCACGTTTCATGCGCACTTCTTCGGCGCGACGCCGCGCCCACGCGTGCTGCGGCTGGGCTTTGCATGCCAGGTCGAAGGCCGCGTACGCTTCGTCGTACTCTTCCCGCAACTGGTGAGCGCGGCCCGTTTCGTACAGCTTCTTGGCCGTCTGCCAAGCCAGATTCCGATAGCGGTCATCGCGCGGTTCGAGGCGGCGGCACTTGGCCAGCGCCAACGCTGCGGCTTCATAATTCGTCTCACCGAAGGCCTGCGCGGCGACTTTGAGGTAGGTTTTCTGCCGCTGCTTTTCCACCGCCCGCCGCTGTTTCGCCAACCTTTTTTCGCCCGCGATGTACTCCGCACGCCGGAGCGGTAATGGGGCGCGGTCGGCGGTGACGGCGTTTTGCTTGGCCGCCTCCATCGCCTGCCCGACGAGCGATTCAACCCGTTTGTCGGCGGAGCGGCGATTGACGTTCAGCGACACCGGCACCTTTTCGACCACCGTTTCGTGGCCGCGGCACTGTACCGCGACAACCATTTCGAAGTTGTATTCCGAGCGCGGCGTCTCGAACCAAACGACTTCCCGCAAGAACTTGTCCTCGGGCCAACTCGACGTGGGCAGCCAGCCCATCAACGCCTTGTGGTCTTTCATGCGCGGCTCTTCCCCGGGCCGTGCGCGGCCGATCGCAAACTCGCACTTCGGCGGCGCCTCTTCGCCGCGGCTCCACCAGAGAAACAGCGGCACTTTCGATCGCGGGTACACCGCTTCGGGCACTTCGATGTTGTGGAGTCGCAGCCCGCC contains:
- a CDS encoding saccharopine dehydrogenase NADP-binding domain-containing protein is translated as MKVLLLGGAGDMALEALRELNRDPEAVTQVTIDDLNVPKAKEAIRKLNLAYATDVVDHDLFDREWLVAEAAKYDVVLGFAGPFYKTEAHCAEACIAAGTPYVSIADDYDSYLEVVKLDEMAREKKVKILTGFGNSPGITQMLARKGYNSMEKCRRINVNWAAGSNENVGATNLMHLFHIFTGTTLQTFRGKEGPVNTGEGRKMVEFPYPMGWLPVYYTGHAESVSLPRNLPGLEEATVHGGVQPPYIPRLVKTMSNTGMFSTHERRRKAANFFHRIEGWFAGGGLDKSVGRIDVYGVEGGKAVYRYYTYIGHIALLTAVPTVQAAWWLYKGKFNKAPGGVYSAERILEKPDPFLSELIERGLEIYYYE